One segment of Sphingomonas qomolangmaensis DNA contains the following:
- a CDS encoding c-type cytochrome yields MNFGSMKRTGWLSLGVATTALTLAACSGGESEEKAAAPATNTATTAAAPAAAPAATAPAADDTTTVTGATFASFTGDAASGKTVFLQCQTCHAVEAGVNKIGPSLAGIVGRAAGTVAGYNYTPANKNSGITWTQEKLFQYLENPQRVVPGTKMAFAGIPDEQKRADVIAYLAAPQ; encoded by the coding sequence ATGAACTTTGGATCGATGAAGCGCACGGGATGGCTTTCATTGGGCGTAGCGACCACCGCGCTCACGCTCGCCGCCTGCTCGGGCGGCGAATCAGAGGAAAAGGCGGCAGCCCCCGCCACCAACACCGCGACGACCGCGGCCGCACCTGCAGCGGCCCCGGCAGCGACTGCGCCTGCGGCTGACGATACCACCACGGTAACCGGCGCGACCTTCGCCAGCTTCACCGGCGACGCCGCCAGCGGCAAGACGGTGTTCCTCCAGTGCCAGACCTGCCATGCGGTCGAGGCCGGGGTGAACAAGATCGGCCCCTCGCTCGCCGGCATCGTCGGTCGCGCCGCAGGTACGGTTGCGGGCTACAACTACACCCCCGCCAACAAGAACAGCGGCATCACCTGGACGCAGGAGAAGCTGTTCCAGTATCTCGAGAACCCGCAGCGCGTGGTGCCCGGCACCAAGATGGCGTTCGCTGGCATTCCCGACGAACAGAAGCGCGCTGACGTGATCGCGTATCTCGCCGCGCCGCAATAA